Proteins co-encoded in one Sulfurimonas sp. HSL1-2 genomic window:
- a CDS encoding DUF1566 domain-containing protein gives MKRILLILSVFITVLQADFSRDADGIVTDNITGLQWQDNGSGGTRNWRGAIDYCESLVLGSFSDWRLPNINELFSIVEFTHHNPAMDPVFEMLTGGYYWSSTSSAVLPGSALSIYFDDGAMWSVDKVSGDVLSHYGYTRCVRDGK, from the coding sequence ATGAAACGAATTCTTTTGATTTTGAGTGTTTTCATAACAGTGTTGCAAGCTGATTTCAGCCGCGATGCAGACGGTATAGTCACCGACAATATTACAGGTTTGCAATGGCAGGATAACGGCAGTGGCGGTACGCGAAATTGGCGTGGTGCTATCGATTACTGTGAGTCACTTGTCCTCGGCAGTTTCAGCGATTGGAGGCTGCCAAATATTAATGAACTGTTTTCAATTGTTGAATTTACACACCACAATCCAGCCATGGACCCTGTTTTTGAAATGTTAACAGGGGGATATTACTGGTCTTCCACGTCCAGCGCTGTTCTTCCCGGTAGTGCTTTGAGCATTTATTTTGATGATGGCGCCATGTGGAGTGTTGATAAGGTTAGTGGGGATGTTTTGAGTCACTACGGTTATACTAGGTGTGTAAGAGACGGGAAGTGA
- a CDS encoding tetratricopeptide repeat protein, whose protein sequence is MIQEAHNAYNQQDFATAFVLYRELAEAGNADAQASLGYMYQQGQGTDVDDAAALKWYEKAAEQKQPYALFNLAILYANGLGGVAHDQFKAHEYYLEAAIHEVPQAMYETAMMLERGLGCIQNYSEAAFWYEEAAKRGHREAFNNLGVFYKEGHGVHQDFGRAYVCFSRAAEAGLAQAQFNLGLLYDQGLGVEEDHDKALEWCRKAAYNGHEKAKEIIKGLQDEGKIVF, encoded by the coding sequence ATGATTCAAGAAGCCCATAACGCCTACAACCAGCAGGATTTTGCCACCGCCTTCGTACTCTACCGCGAACTTGCCGAAGCCGGGAACGCGGATGCACAGGCCTCGCTGGGCTATATGTACCAACAGGGGCAGGGCACGGACGTCGATGATGCCGCCGCACTGAAATGGTACGAAAAAGCCGCCGAACAGAAACAGCCCTATGCGCTCTTCAACCTCGCCATTCTCTATGCCAACGGGCTCGGCGGCGTGGCGCACGACCAGTTTAAAGCCCACGAATACTACCTTGAAGCCGCCATCCACGAAGTCCCGCAGGCGATGTACGAAACGGCAATGATGCTCGAACGGGGACTTGGCTGCATCCAGAACTACTCCGAGGCTGCCTTCTGGTACGAAGAGGCCGCCAAGCGCGGCCACCGCGAAGCCTTCAACAACCTCGGCGTCTTCTACAAGGAGGGCCACGGCGTCCACCAGGACTTCGGACGCGCCTATGTCTGTTTCTCCCGCGCCGCAGAGGCGGGACTCGCGCAGGCGCAGTTCAACCTCGGCCTCCTCTATGACCAGGGGCTCGGCGTCGAAGAGGACCACGACAAGGCGCTCGAGTGGTGCCGCAAAGCCGCCTACAACGGCCACGAAAAGGCCAAAGAGATCATCAAGGGCCTGCAGGACGAAGGGAAGATCGTTTTTTAA
- a CDS encoding glycine zipper 2TM domain-containing protein, protein MRSFLIIATALMLVLGGCAGRQGADYDGRTYRQVKHYLVGVVVEERPVRISDDGSGAFVGALIGAIFGSAIGRGHGRGLATLGGGLAGAYVGGAAGQSNAQELTVRLDSGEHIVIVAKGELRFLPGDRVKIIKQGNMVERVDRLPNYPY, encoded by the coding sequence ATGCGAAGTTTTTTGATCATTGCGACGGCACTGATGCTCGTGCTCGGCGGCTGTGCCGGACGCCAGGGGGCCGATTACGACGGCCGGACCTACCGTCAGGTGAAGCACTACCTCGTGGGCGTCGTGGTAGAGGAACGGCCGGTTCGGATCTCCGATGACGGTTCGGGGGCCTTTGTCGGCGCGCTGATCGGGGCCATTTTCGGCTCGGCGATCGGCCGCGGGCACGGCCGGGGGCTGGCAACGCTGGGCGGCGGGCTGGCCGGTGCCTACGTCGGCGGCGCGGCGGGACAGTCCAACGCCCAGGAGCTGACCGTGCGGCTAGACAGCGGGGAGCACATCGTCATCGTCGCGAAGGGCGAGCTCCGCTTCCTGCCGGGCGACCGCGTCAAGATCATCAAGCAGGGCAACATGGTCGAGCGGGTCGACCGCCTGCCCAACTACCCCTACTGA